In one window of Oscillospiraceae bacterium DNA:
- a CDS encoding sugar phosphate isomerase/epimerase — protein MKKGINIWSFDGSKTFYEKVDIAKKAGFDGIELSLDMTGEVSLESTEKQLLEVKKNIEDKGLEMYSLATGLFWDFPITSNDAAKAAKAKEIVKKEIESAAILGCSSILVIPGLVNADFVDGCEVVEYDVAYDRAFNAISELGEIAKQYKVNIGLENVWNKFLVSPLELRDFIDKINNPYVGSYLDIGNVLFNGYPEHWVKILGSRIKAVHFKDYRRAAGGLHGFVDLLAGDVDYPAVIKALKAVGYDGWVSGEMIPCYNNYSDQIIYNTSASMDRIISMK, from the coding sequence ATGAAAAAAGGTATTAACATTTGGTCATTTGACGGCTCCAAAACATTTTACGAAAAGGTTGATATTGCAAAGAAGGCAGGTTTTGATGGAATCGAGCTTTCACTTGATATGACGGGTGAGGTTTCCCTTGAATCTACCGAAAAGCAGCTTCTTGAGGTTAAGAAGAATATTGAAGACAAAGGTCTTGAGATGTACAGCCTCGCAACCGGTTTGTTCTGGGATTTCCCTATAACATCCAATGATGCCGCAAAAGCAGCAAAAGCAAAGGAAATTGTAAAGAAAGAAATTGAAAGCGCCGCAATCCTCGGATGTAGCTCAATCCTTGTGATTCCCGGTCTTGTAAATGCCGACTTTGTTGATGGCTGTGAGGTTGTTGAGTATGACGTTGCGTATGACCGTGCCTTCAATGCAATCAGTGAGCTTGGCGAAATCGCAAAACAGTACAAGGTAAATATCGGTCTTGAAAACGTTTGGAATAAGTTCCTTGTTTCTCCCTTGGAGCTTCGTGACTTTATTGACAAAATCAATAATCCTTACGTAGGTTCTTATCTTGATATCGGTAACGTATTATTCAACGGTTATCCTGAACATTGGGTAAAGATTCTCGGCAGCAGAATAAAGGCAGTTCATTTCAAGGATTACCGCAGAGCCGCAGGCGGTCTGCACGGATTTGTTGACCTTCTCGCAGGCGACGTTGATTATCCTGCTGTTATTAAGGCGCTCAAGGCAGTCGGTTATGACGGTTGGGTTTCCGGAGAAATGATTCCTTGCTATAACAACTATTCCGACCAGATAATCTATAACACCTCTGCTTCCATGGATAGAATAATTTCAATGAAATAA
- a CDS encoding SPFH domain-containing protein — protein MGLIKAGIGALGGVLADQWKEFFYCDSIDSNTLMVKGEKRTSKRSSNKKGEDNIISNGSVIAVADGQAMMIVEQGKVVEFCAEPGEFTYDTSTEPSIFTGSLGDSIKETFKTIGKRFTFGGDTGKDQRVYYFNTKEIMGNKYGTATPIPFKVVINEQMGLKLSVDIRCNGEYTYKLTNPLLFYTNIAGNVTDCYEKTEWEDILKASLLDALQPALAQISAKKIEYSELPAHTVEIRNALTEVLKTDWTETRGIELVKLTINSLSIPEDQRKKITEWEENAMTTNPMMAGSRLVGAQADAMRTAAANENGAMQGFMGMGMAMNAGGSNAQNLFAMGQQVAQQTASASSADSWKCTCGTINTGKFCVNCGTAKPSNNSWTCTCGKTNTTKFCSECGKPGPQGFKCDKCGWEPKDMNNIPKFCPECGDKFDGNDIK, from the coding sequence ATGGGACTTATAAAGGCAGGAATTGGTGCACTTGGCGGAGTGCTGGCTGACCAATGGAAAGAATTCTTTTATTGCGATTCCATTGATTCCAATACTCTTATGGTTAAAGGTGAAAAACGCACAAGCAAGCGCTCCTCCAACAAAAAGGGAGAGGACAATATCATTTCAAATGGCTCGGTAATCGCTGTTGCCGACGGTCAGGCAATGATGATTGTTGAGCAGGGTAAGGTTGTTGAATTCTGTGCCGAGCCCGGCGAATTTACTTACGATACATCGACTGAACCCAGCATATTTACGGGTTCTTTAGGAGACAGCATAAAGGAAACCTTCAAGACCATCGGCAAACGTTTCACCTTTGGTGGTGATACAGGCAAAGATCAGAGAGTTTACTACTTCAACACCAAGGAAATAATGGGTAACAAATACGGAACAGCCACACCTATTCCTTTTAAAGTTGTTATCAACGAACAGATGGGTCTGAAGCTATCCGTGGATATCAGATGCAACGGAGAATATACATATAAACTCACTAATCCCCTGCTGTTTTACACGAATATCGCAGGTAATGTCACCGACTGCTATGAAAAAACCGAATGGGAAGATATATTGAAAGCTTCTCTCCTGGATGCACTTCAGCCTGCTCTGGCTCAGATTTCCGCAAAGAAGATTGAATATTCCGAGCTTCCCGCTCATACCGTTGAAATCAGAAACGCTCTTACCGAAGTATTAAAAACCGACTGGACAGAGACACGTGGTATTGAGCTTGTAAAACTGACCATCAATTCTCTTTCCATCCCCGAAGACCAGCGGAAGAAGATTACAGAGTGGGAAGAAAACGCAATGACCACCAACCCCATGATGGCAGGCTCCCGTCTTGTAGGTGCTCAAGCCGACGCTATGAGAACCGCCGCGGCTAACGAAAACGGCGCAATGCAGGGCTTTATGGGTATGGGTATGGCAATGAATGCAGGCGGAAGCAATGCTCAGAACCTCTTTGCCATGGGTCAGCAGGTAGCTCAGCAAACCGCTTCCGCTTCTTCAGCGGACAGTTGGAAATGCACATGCGGCACCATAAACACCGGAAAATTCTGTGTTAATTGCGGTACGGCAAAGCCATCGAACAACAGTTGGACCTGTACATGCGGAAAAACAAACACCACAAAATTCTGTTCGGAATGCGGAAAACCCGGTCCGCAGGGCTTTAAATGCGATAAATGCGGATGGGAGCCCAAGGACATGAACAACATCCCAAAGTTCTGCCCCGAATGCGGAGATAAATTTGACGGAAATGATATAAAATGA